The Antricoccus suffuscus genome window below encodes:
- a CDS encoding thiolase family protein, whose protein sequence is MTNVRVVGVGMTHFGKFPDLSPKAMVAEVVDAALTDAGLAPEAIAAVYVSNVFAASLTGQESVRGQVWLDDTALAGVPVFNVENACASGSTAISLGRIAIAAGEAENVLVLGVEKMTHPEKGRALRAMEGAMDQERLPELRRALGLEEGQGSPFMQVYAEYARAYSERSGATQEDFARAASKNHAHGALNPRAQFRQQFSVEEILAARPVAGPLTVPMCAPIGDGAAAAVLTGATTGDGLARSVRLLSSVVGAGVRGRPEQVVAETARRAFDKAGISPEDIDVLEVHDAASPAELIVLEELGIASSDKAIAMVRAGETSLGGRLPVNPSGGLVSKGHPLGATGLAQLFELVEQLRGEAGARQVECARIAVAENAGGYLGPEPAAAAVTVLAR, encoded by the coding sequence GTGACCAACGTACGAGTCGTTGGAGTGGGCATGACCCACTTCGGCAAGTTCCCCGACCTCTCGCCGAAGGCGATGGTCGCCGAGGTGGTCGACGCCGCCCTCACCGACGCCGGACTGGCGCCGGAGGCGATCGCGGCTGTCTACGTCAGCAACGTGTTCGCCGCCAGCCTCACCGGCCAGGAGTCCGTGCGTGGGCAAGTGTGGCTCGACGACACCGCGCTGGCAGGCGTGCCGGTCTTCAACGTGGAGAACGCTTGCGCAAGCGGCAGCACGGCCATTTCGCTCGGCCGCATCGCGATTGCCGCCGGCGAGGCCGAGAACGTGCTTGTGCTCGGCGTGGAGAAGATGACCCACCCAGAGAAGGGCCGCGCGTTGCGCGCCATGGAAGGTGCGATGGACCAGGAGCGCCTGCCTGAACTGCGCCGCGCCCTCGGCCTCGAAGAAGGCCAGGGGTCGCCGTTCATGCAGGTGTACGCCGAGTACGCCCGCGCCTACTCCGAGCGCAGTGGCGCCACACAGGAGGACTTCGCGCGCGCGGCCTCCAAGAACCATGCGCATGGCGCACTGAACCCGCGAGCCCAGTTCCGCCAGCAGTTCAGCGTCGAGGAGATCCTCGCGGCCCGGCCGGTTGCGGGACCGCTCACGGTTCCGATGTGCGCGCCGATCGGCGATGGCGCGGCCGCGGCGGTACTCACCGGCGCCACCACAGGAGATGGCCTGGCGCGCTCAGTGCGGCTGCTGTCATCGGTGGTGGGCGCGGGTGTGCGCGGCCGTCCGGAACAGGTCGTAGCCGAGACTGCGCGACGCGCATTCGACAAGGCCGGCATCTCGCCTGAGGACATCGACGTTCTCGAGGTGCATGACGCGGCGTCGCCAGCTGAGCTCATCGTGCTCGAGGAGCTGGGGATCGCCTCATCGGACAAGGCGATTGCCATGGTCCGGGCAGGGGAGACCTCGCTCGGCGGGCGGCTTCCCGTCAACCCCAGTGGTGGACTGGTCAGCAAGGGCCACCCGCTCGGGGCGACCGGCCTGGCGCAACTGTTCGAACTGGTGGAGCAGCTGCGCGGCGAGGCAGGGGCACGACAAGTCGAGTGCGCACGGATCGCCGTCGCAGAGAACGCCGGAGGATACCTCGGCCCCGAGCCGGCCGCGGCTGCGGTCACCGTCCTGGCGCGCTGA
- a CDS encoding ABC transporter permease: protein MRSRLSHVGRRLAGAVGTVLLVSVVVFFLLQLAPGNAADIVVGEDATPQQLDIARAQLGLDRPLIVQYLNWLGGVVHGDFGDSLFTRRSVATGLWEAAPATLSITLLALLLAAVFGVAAGAAAGLGRETWVDRVVSLLATLGIAMPSFWVGLVLVSLFAFKLKWFPATGYAPISDGIGPWLSHIVLPCVALALALSAEVARQARGGVVDVMAKPYMLAARARGANGGWLVRRHVLRNAAIPVVTVFGLQAATLLGGVVVVEQVFAIPGLGSVAIAAVLRHDYPVVQAYVLMVAVVVVVINLIVDTSYGWINPKVRR from the coding sequence GTGCGCAGTAGGTTGAGCCACGTCGGCCGAAGGCTGGCCGGAGCCGTCGGCACCGTGCTACTGGTGTCGGTCGTGGTCTTCTTCTTGCTTCAGTTGGCACCTGGCAACGCCGCCGACATCGTCGTCGGCGAGGATGCAACGCCGCAGCAGCTTGACATCGCGCGGGCGCAGCTGGGACTGGATCGGCCTCTGATCGTGCAGTATCTGAACTGGCTCGGAGGCGTCGTCCATGGCGACTTCGGCGACTCGCTCTTCACGCGCCGCTCGGTCGCCACGGGCCTCTGGGAGGCCGCGCCGGCTACTCTCTCCATAACGCTGCTCGCCCTGCTTCTCGCTGCCGTATTCGGCGTCGCGGCAGGGGCGGCCGCCGGACTCGGTCGCGAGACGTGGGTGGATCGGGTCGTCTCACTCTTGGCGACCTTGGGCATCGCAATGCCGAGCTTCTGGGTTGGGCTCGTGCTCGTCTCCCTGTTTGCCTTCAAGTTGAAGTGGTTCCCTGCCACCGGCTACGCTCCGATCTCAGACGGTATCGGGCCCTGGCTCAGCCATATCGTGCTGCCCTGCGTGGCCTTGGCGCTCGCGCTGAGCGCCGAGGTCGCACGCCAGGCGCGCGGCGGTGTAGTTGACGTTATGGCGAAGCCGTACATGCTCGCGGCGCGTGCACGCGGTGCGAACGGGGGCTGGCTGGTGCGTCGCCACGTGTTGCGCAATGCGGCGATTCCGGTAGTCACGGTCTTCGGCCTGCAGGCCGCGACCTTGCTCGGCGGTGTCGTGGTCGTCGAGCAGGTGTTCGCCATCCCCGGCCTCGGCTCGGTCGCCATCGCGGCCGTCCTGCGCCACGACTACCCAGTGGTCCAGGCATACGTCCTCATGGTCGCCGTAGTGGTGGTCGTGATCAACCTAATTGTCGACACGTCCTACGGCTGGATCAACCCGAAGGTGCGGCGATGA
- a CDS encoding enoyl-CoA hydratase has translation MTETRSTQWETILYEVPAPKVARIIVNRPEKRNAQSYKMLYELNEAFDKAAQDDSISVIVLAAAGRDFSSGHDLRDTERLQAFVDFDTVGTWCGFGCEGAEGRMAIEEEVYLGLSERWRNIAKPTIAAVQGRCIGGGMQIVWPCDLIIAADDASFRVNPVEMGVACAEFFHEPFELGIRKAKELLFTADFFSAEEARQVGMVNRVVPAGELQDYTLALAERIAQMQLFALKLAKSAVNAAQDRMGRKDSLQIGFAYHQLSHSHNQEIFGIPADPTFMKAWGRVPAESKQ, from the coding sequence ATGACCGAGACCCGGTCCACGCAGTGGGAGACGATCCTCTACGAGGTGCCCGCGCCCAAGGTCGCGCGGATCATCGTCAACCGTCCCGAGAAGCGCAACGCGCAGAGCTACAAGATGCTCTACGAGCTCAACGAGGCGTTCGACAAGGCGGCCCAGGACGACAGCATCAGCGTGATCGTGCTGGCTGCCGCCGGGCGGGACTTCTCGTCGGGCCACGACCTGCGCGACACCGAGCGGCTGCAGGCGTTCGTCGACTTCGACACCGTCGGCACCTGGTGTGGCTTCGGCTGCGAGGGGGCCGAGGGCCGCATGGCCATCGAGGAGGAGGTCTACCTCGGTCTGTCCGAGCGCTGGCGCAACATCGCCAAGCCCACCATCGCCGCGGTGCAGGGCCGCTGCATCGGCGGCGGCATGCAGATCGTCTGGCCCTGCGACCTGATCATCGCGGCTGATGACGCAAGCTTCCGGGTGAACCCTGTGGAGATGGGCGTGGCCTGCGCGGAGTTCTTCCACGAGCCGTTCGAGCTGGGCATCCGCAAGGCCAAGGAGCTGCTCTTCACCGCCGACTTCTTCTCGGCAGAAGAAGCGCGACAGGTGGGCATGGTCAACCGGGTCGTCCCGGCCGGCGAGCTGCAGGACTACACCCTCGCGCTTGCCGAGCGGATCGCCCAGATGCAACTATTCGCGCTCAAGCTCGCCAAGAGTGCCGTCAACGCCGCACAGGATCGCATGGGCCGTAAGGACTCGCTGCAGATCGGCTTCGCCTACCACCAGCTCAGCCACTCCCATAACCAGGAGATCTTCGGCATCCCCGCCGACCCGACCTTCATGAAGGCGTGGGGGCGCGTCCCGGCGGAGAGCAAGCAGTGA
- a CDS encoding oligopeptide/dipeptide ABC transporter ATP-binding protein, translating to MNEVVESPLLTAAALTKSFRAGRNSRGTARRYVRAVDSVSLEVGKGETIGIVGESGSGKSTLGRLLTRLLPIDSGSLLFEGADVSDLKRAQLRSFRRSVQMIHQNPYGSLDPTKTAAHAMTEPLLVHNIAKKSGLVGRAEELAERVALDPRLVQRRPDQLSGGQRQRVAIARSLSLGPAVLLADEPTSALDLSTRSEILNLLLKLQLEEGLAIVLISHDFATVSHLSHYIAVMYLGRIVEQGPADRIASSCLHPYTEALLSAVPVADPAVQRTRQRIVLRGEIPSPDAIPEGCRFRLRCPKAMAECATVDPPLLQIGGGHQVACLLHTGVQTGGIP from the coding sequence GTGAACGAGGTTGTGGAAAGTCCGCTGCTCACGGCCGCGGCGCTGACCAAATCTTTCCGGGCCGGGCGCAATTCGCGGGGCACTGCACGCCGTTATGTGCGAGCCGTCGACTCCGTGTCGCTGGAGGTGGGCAAAGGCGAGACGATCGGCATTGTCGGCGAGTCCGGGTCGGGTAAGTCCACGCTCGGCCGACTGCTGACGCGACTGTTGCCGATCGACAGTGGGTCCCTGCTCTTCGAGGGAGCGGACGTGTCCGATCTCAAGCGCGCTCAGCTGCGATCATTCCGCCGCAGCGTGCAGATGATCCACCAAAACCCCTACGGCTCATTGGATCCTACCAAGACCGCCGCACACGCAATGACGGAGCCGTTGCTGGTGCACAACATCGCCAAGAAGTCCGGTCTGGTAGGACGTGCTGAGGAACTCGCCGAGCGGGTCGCGCTCGACCCGCGCCTGGTGCAGCGGCGCCCCGACCAATTGTCCGGCGGCCAGCGGCAGCGGGTCGCGATCGCACGCTCCCTCTCGCTGGGCCCGGCTGTACTGCTGGCGGACGAGCCGACCTCCGCACTCGACCTGAGCACGCGGTCGGAGATTCTCAACTTGCTGCTCAAGCTACAGCTAGAGGAGGGGTTGGCGATTGTGCTGATCTCGCACGACTTCGCCACGGTGAGCCACCTCTCCCATTACATTGCCGTGATGTACCTCGGCCGAATCGTGGAGCAGGGCCCGGCTGATCGGATTGCGTCGTCATGCCTGCACCCCTACACCGAGGCGCTGCTGTCAGCCGTTCCGGTCGCGGACCCGGCTGTGCAGCGCACCCGGCAGCGCATCGTGCTGCGGGGGGAGATCCCGAGCCCGGACGCCATCCCTGAGGGCTGCCGGTTCCGGCTGCGGTGCCCGAAAGCTATGGCCGAGTGCGCCACTGTGGACCCACCTCTGCTGCAGATCGGCGGCGGCCACCAGGTCGCCTGCCTACTGCACACCGGCGTGCAGACGGGAGGCATTCCATAG
- a CDS encoding ABC transporter permease produces the protein MTLRRILHHRAGRFCFVFLTLLVLVAIFAPMVAPQDPYAQDLVSAMQGPSSKHWLGTDYLGRDVLSRLVYATRIAVNAPIVAVGLAVVLGLPSGLYAGYRRGRVADLMGRVADALLSIPPIVAAIAIVAAVGSGLTTTMLAIGLVFAPRLFRIVRGATLNVAEEGYVDAAESIGSSTARVVWVHCLPNVLAPLLVQISLMMGFALLAEASLSFLGLGVQLPQASWGSMLKTAAESQFQAPFAVLPTGLCLTVTILVLNTFGDVIRDVTADRKEA, from the coding sequence GTGACCCTGCGCAGGATCCTGCATCATCGTGCGGGCAGATTCTGCTTCGTCTTCCTGACTCTGCTCGTGTTGGTGGCGATCTTCGCACCTATGGTGGCGCCTCAGGACCCGTACGCCCAAGATCTGGTCTCCGCGATGCAAGGTCCGTCCTCGAAGCACTGGCTCGGCACCGACTACCTCGGGCGAGACGTGCTGAGCAGGCTCGTCTATGCCACTCGGATCGCAGTGAACGCTCCGATCGTCGCGGTTGGGCTCGCCGTGGTGCTGGGGCTGCCATCCGGTCTGTACGCCGGCTATCGGCGTGGACGAGTCGCCGATCTGATGGGCCGCGTCGCTGATGCACTCTTGAGCATCCCGCCGATCGTCGCAGCGATCGCGATCGTCGCAGCGGTGGGATCCGGGCTGACGACCACAATGCTCGCGATTGGCTTGGTATTTGCGCCGCGCTTGTTTCGGATCGTGCGCGGCGCCACACTGAACGTGGCCGAGGAGGGGTATGTCGACGCGGCGGAATCCATCGGCTCCTCGACCGCCCGTGTCGTCTGGGTGCACTGCTTGCCCAACGTGCTCGCCCCACTGCTGGTGCAAATCAGTTTGATGATGGGCTTCGCCCTGTTAGCGGAGGCGAGCCTGAGCTTTCTCGGCTTGGGCGTACAGCTGCCGCAGGCGAGTTGGGGATCCATGCTCAAGACTGCTGCGGAAAGCCAGTTCCAGGCTCCTTTCGCCGTTTTGCCTACGGGCCTATGCCTGACGGTGACCATCCTTGTGCTGAACACCTTCGGTGACGTGATACGTGACGTGACAGCAGATCGGAAGGAGGCATGA
- a CDS encoding ABC transporter ATP-binding protein: MTVKSPALIQTDTVLAVDQLRLDLSGPSEQLELVQDVSFEVRAGETVALIGESGCGKSLTALAILGLLPQAVRIAGGSVVLAGEDITRASSTRLSALRGSVVGAVFQDPMSSLDPTMTVGDQIAESRRLHLGESRKTAGERAVELLDLVGISNPRARAASFPFQFSGGMQQRALIAAAVACEPRLLIADEPTTALDVTVQAEILELLEDLLGRTKMALLLVTHDLGVVAGVADRVVVMYAGQAAEQAPTDELFASPAHPYTRALLSSVPQVGRTRQPLPVIGGRVPPAGVFPDGCRFQDRCAHVVPGVCTVGPIEIRHVAVEHESRCVHASAQFGSEPSL, from the coding sequence ATGACCGTGAAGAGCCCAGCGCTAATACAGACCGACACGGTCCTAGCCGTCGACCAACTACGCCTCGACCTCTCCGGCCCCTCCGAGCAGCTGGAACTTGTCCAGGACGTCAGCTTCGAGGTGAGGGCGGGGGAGACGGTCGCTCTGATCGGCGAGTCCGGGTGCGGGAAGTCACTAACGGCTTTGGCGATCCTCGGTCTCCTGCCCCAGGCGGTGCGCATCGCGGGCGGCTCAGTCGTACTGGCAGGCGAGGACATCACCAGGGCATCGTCGACGCGGCTGTCGGCACTGCGCGGCTCAGTCGTGGGAGCGGTCTTTCAGGACCCGATGTCGAGCCTGGACCCGACCATGACGGTCGGCGACCAGATCGCGGAATCGCGCCGCCTGCACCTAGGCGAGTCGCGCAAAACCGCCGGCGAGCGGGCGGTCGAGTTGCTGGACCTGGTGGGAATCTCAAACCCGCGCGCTCGTGCCGCGTCCTTCCCGTTCCAATTCAGCGGTGGTATGCAGCAGCGGGCGTTGATCGCCGCTGCGGTCGCCTGCGAGCCCCGGCTGCTGATCGCCGACGAACCGACTACGGCTCTCGACGTCACCGTGCAGGCCGAGATCCTGGAACTGCTGGAAGACCTGCTAGGACGCACCAAAATGGCGTTGCTGTTGGTGACCCATGACCTGGGTGTCGTAGCCGGTGTGGCCGACCGTGTCGTCGTCATGTACGCCGGACAGGCCGCCGAGCAAGCGCCCACCGACGAACTGTTCGCATCGCCGGCGCATCCCTACACGCGCGCCCTGCTGTCGTCGGTGCCGCAGGTCGGCCGAACCCGCCAGCCGCTCCCTGTGATCGGGGGCCGGGTGCCTCCTGCGGGCGTCTTCCCGGATGGGTGTCGATTCCAAGACCGCTGCGCCCACGTCGTCCCCGGCGTGTGCACGGTGGGGCCCATCGAAATCCGCCACGTCGCTGTGGAACACGAAAGCCGCTGCGTCCACGCGAGCGCCCAGTTTGGATCGGAGCCTTCACTGTGA
- a CDS encoding SDR family oxidoreductase, which translates to MEQLNGRTAFITGGARGIGLGIARALAKEGVKLALVDLDAAALDAAREELSALVPTEVFILDVRDRQRFAELADEVESKLGPVSLVFNNAGVAGGESTSKMTYETWDWMIDINLNGVVNGVQTFMPRMIERGDGGHIVNTSSGAGLVVIGAGVMYSATKFAVVGMSEALWHGLKKFNIGVSVLCPGYVATGIVDNSVAIRAEGKGDPINKTDERRERSRHQLSGGASPDFVGDLVIDAIKGEHLYIYTDHMIEQPLLDRHKVLMSAFEPLNARLALEQAAQT; encoded by the coding sequence GTGGAACAGCTCAACGGCCGCACGGCCTTCATCACGGGTGGGGCGCGCGGTATCGGACTCGGCATAGCTCGAGCCTTGGCCAAAGAGGGCGTGAAGCTCGCTCTTGTCGATCTCGACGCTGCCGCGCTGGACGCGGCCAGAGAGGAACTGTCGGCGCTGGTGCCGACAGAGGTCTTCATTCTCGACGTTCGCGACCGGCAGCGGTTTGCGGAGCTCGCCGATGAGGTGGAGAGCAAACTCGGGCCTGTCTCGCTGGTGTTCAACAACGCCGGCGTCGCCGGCGGTGAGTCGACGTCCAAGATGACCTACGAGACGTGGGACTGGATGATCGACATCAACCTCAACGGCGTCGTCAACGGAGTCCAGACCTTCATGCCGCGCATGATCGAGCGCGGGGACGGCGGCCACATCGTCAACACCTCCTCCGGCGCGGGGCTCGTCGTGATCGGCGCGGGCGTCATGTACAGCGCCACCAAGTTCGCTGTGGTCGGCATGTCCGAAGCCCTTTGGCACGGGCTGAAGAAGTTCAACATCGGGGTCAGCGTTCTCTGTCCCGGCTACGTCGCCACGGGCATCGTCGACAACTCGGTCGCGATCCGCGCCGAGGGCAAAGGCGACCCGATCAACAAGACCGATGAGCGCCGCGAACGTTCCCGGCACCAGCTGTCCGGCGGTGCCTCGCCCGACTTCGTGGGGGACCTCGTGATCGACGCGATCAAGGGCGAACACCTCTACATCTACACCGACCACATGATCGAGCAGCCGTTGCTCGACCGGCACAAGGTCCTGATGAGCGCGTTCGAGCCACTCAACGCCCGCCTGGCCCTGGAGCAGGCGGCACAGACATGA
- a CDS encoding ABC transporter substrate-binding protein: MRRVILCLLVAALVGSLTACGSDDKKDGTSSVAPGTGKTVRWGTSTLPTTFDPATVGSATHIVYFGLIYDTLIHTDTNGVLTPMLATDWKLSSDGMSLDMTLRDGVKFQDGSTFDAKAAVSNFDYMRSDKSLVANSLAMVKSVEATGPLALKFMMSRPGGDLPGLLAGLAGMMSSPASLAAGTNATKPVGAGPFKIGTISNAKVTFTYWDGYWNAKDIVPRSVEVSFIADDAARLNALKSGQLDIAISRASQIPEAEAAGLEHFEIPAATAYAVQLNATQPGLDNPDVRRAISMAIDREGINKTLGNGICSITAQPYNDKYWAHDKTIDEKPYLKHDVAAAKALVAKNAPDLSLTILAPNITVYQHLAEVVQGDLSKIGISAKVNAIDYVDLTTRSLKGDYQMVVTLTTPGSPDPASWESKYFKLSPVSDVYLDPKIPEYLAESYLSADPKLRATAIGKATNAALEAGTNQITICVPPNTWLGAAGLTGFASNDPRHVLVK; encoded by the coding sequence TTGAGACGAGTAATTTTGTGTCTGCTGGTCGCTGCCCTAGTCGGATCCCTCACCGCGTGTGGCAGCGACGACAAGAAAGACGGCACCTCTTCGGTGGCGCCCGGCACCGGCAAGACCGTGCGCTGGGGCACCTCGACCCTCCCGACGACCTTCGACCCGGCCACGGTGGGCTCCGCGACACACATCGTGTACTTCGGTCTGATCTACGACACGCTTATCCACACGGATACCAACGGCGTCCTGACGCCGATGCTGGCGACCGACTGGAAGCTCTCGTCCGACGGAATGTCTCTGGACATGACGCTGCGTGACGGGGTGAAGTTCCAGGACGGATCAACCTTCGACGCCAAGGCCGCGGTGTCAAACTTTGACTACATGAGGAGCGACAAGAGTCTGGTCGCCAACTCGCTCGCAATGGTGAAGTCGGTCGAGGCGACAGGTCCGCTGGCGCTCAAGTTCATGATGAGCCGACCCGGCGGTGACCTGCCAGGCTTGCTGGCAGGCCTGGCCGGGATGATGTCGAGCCCCGCCAGCTTGGCCGCCGGCACCAACGCCACGAAGCCCGTCGGCGCGGGCCCGTTCAAGATCGGCACCATTAGCAACGCCAAGGTGACCTTCACCTACTGGGACGGCTACTGGAACGCCAAGGACATCGTCCCGCGGTCTGTCGAGGTGAGCTTCATCGCCGACGACGCTGCTCGCTTGAATGCGTTGAAGTCCGGCCAGCTCGACATCGCGATCTCGCGTGCAAGCCAGATCCCCGAGGCAGAGGCCGCCGGCCTGGAGCACTTCGAGATCCCCGCGGCCACGGCATACGCCGTCCAGCTCAACGCGACCCAGCCGGGACTGGACAATCCGGATGTGCGCCGAGCCATCTCGATGGCGATTGACCGTGAGGGCATCAACAAGACGCTGGGCAACGGCATCTGCTCGATCACTGCGCAGCCGTACAACGACAAGTACTGGGCCCACGACAAGACCATCGATGAGAAGCCCTACCTCAAGCACGACGTCGCTGCAGCGAAGGCACTTGTGGCTAAGAACGCCCCGGATCTGTCGCTGACGATCCTGGCTCCGAACATCACCGTGTACCAGCATCTGGCCGAGGTGGTGCAGGGTGACCTGTCCAAGATCGGTATCAGTGCCAAGGTGAATGCCATCGACTACGTGGACCTGACTACTCGTTCACTCAAGGGGGACTACCAGATGGTCGTCACGCTCACCACACCAGGTTCCCCAGACCCTGCCTCGTGGGAGTCGAAGTACTTCAAACTCAGCCCGGTGTCGGACGTGTACCTCGACCCAAAGATCCCGGAATACCTCGCGGAGTCTTATCTCAGCGCGGACCCAAAGCTACGCGCGACGGCCATCGGCAAAGCCACGAACGCGGCGCTGGAGGCGGGCACCAACCAGATCACCATCTGTGTGCCGCCGAACACCTGGCTGGGTGCAGCTGGTCTGACGGGGTTCGCGTCCAACGATCCCCGCCACGTGCTGGTGAAGTGA
- a CDS encoding enoyl-CoA hydratase, with product MSDFEFIRYEVPAPKVARIVLARPEKRNAQSYHLLYELNAAFDKAAQDDAISVIILAADGSDFSSGHDLKDTRRMQAFVDFDTVGTWCGFGCAGAEGPVAVEQEVYLGLSERWRNIAKPTIAEVQGKCIAGGLMLAWPMDLIVAGESAIFRNNTIEMGVSGTEFFHEPWELGTRKAKEFMFTAMELSAAEAAQHGMVNRVVPDAELMEYTLALAERIARMQLFALKLAKGAVNAAQDRMGRKDSLAIGFAHHQLTHAHNRELFGYGIDPSFMDKLGYARASVQPGDGSEQAATEGAQA from the coding sequence ATGAGCGACTTCGAGTTCATCCGCTACGAGGTGCCGGCGCCCAAGGTCGCCCGCATCGTGCTCGCCCGGCCCGAGAAGCGCAACGCCCAGAGCTACCACCTGCTGTACGAGCTCAACGCGGCCTTCGACAAAGCGGCTCAGGACGACGCGATCAGCGTCATCATCCTGGCGGCCGACGGCTCCGACTTCTCGTCAGGTCACGACCTCAAGGACACCCGCCGGATGCAGGCGTTCGTGGACTTCGACACTGTCGGCACCTGGTGCGGCTTCGGCTGCGCCGGCGCCGAAGGCCCGGTGGCCGTCGAGCAGGAAGTCTACCTCGGCCTCTCCGAGCGGTGGCGCAACATCGCCAAGCCGACGATCGCCGAGGTGCAAGGAAAGTGTATCGCCGGCGGCCTGATGCTGGCCTGGCCGATGGACCTCATCGTCGCTGGGGAGAGCGCCATCTTCCGCAACAACACCATCGAGATGGGCGTCTCGGGCACCGAGTTCTTCCACGAGCCGTGGGAGCTGGGCACCCGCAAGGCCAAGGAGTTCATGTTCACGGCCATGGAGCTGTCCGCCGCTGAGGCGGCCCAGCACGGCATGGTCAACCGGGTCGTCCCCGACGCCGAACTCATGGAGTACACCCTGGCGCTGGCGGAGCGGATCGCCCGGATGCAGCTGTTCGCGCTCAAGCTGGCCAAGGGGGCCGTCAACGCCGCACAGGACCGGATGGGCCGTAAAGACTCGCTGGCGATCGGGTTCGCCCACCACCAACTCACCCACGCGCACAACCGTGAACTGTTCGGCTACGGCATCGACCCGTCCTTCATGGACAAGCTCGGCTATGCGCGCGCATCGGTCCAGCCCGGCGACGGGTCCGAGCAGGCAGCAACCGAAGGAGCACAGGCATGA
- a CDS encoding SDR family NAD(P)-dependent oxidoreductase, producing the protein MELLGRVAVITGAGSGLGRAAAIRLAKQGAQVALLDMDESRLTALADELGEDALAVQTNVADPDSVAAAIEAVLGRFGQIDVCLNAAGVATPGAITNGQESLPLETFRKVIEINLIGLFDVMRQCVTAMASNEPVDGERGVIINVSSGAWDQGQRGQAAYASSKAGVVGLTLPVARDVAKFGVRVVAIAPGLFDTSMASFLPDKVRARLEKMILQPSRLGHPEEFAALVLHIVENQYFNATTISLDAGVRMS; encoded by the coding sequence GTGGAGCTGTTAGGACGTGTCGCCGTCATCACGGGTGCAGGCTCAGGGCTCGGTCGTGCAGCCGCCATCCGTCTGGCCAAGCAAGGTGCACAGGTGGCGCTACTCGACATGGACGAGTCGCGCCTGACCGCCCTCGCCGACGAACTCGGTGAGGACGCCCTCGCCGTACAGACCAATGTCGCGGACCCCGACTCAGTCGCCGCCGCGATCGAGGCGGTGCTTGGACGGTTCGGTCAGATCGACGTGTGCCTCAACGCAGCAGGCGTCGCCACCCCTGGTGCGATCACGAACGGGCAGGAATCGCTGCCATTGGAGACCTTCCGCAAGGTCATCGAAATCAACCTAATCGGGCTGTTCGATGTGATGCGGCAGTGCGTTACTGCGATGGCGTCGAACGAGCCCGTCGACGGCGAGCGTGGAGTCATCATCAACGTGTCGTCAGGTGCATGGGACCAGGGACAGCGCGGCCAGGCGGCCTACGCCTCGAGCAAGGCGGGCGTAGTCGGACTGACTCTTCCGGTCGCCCGCGATGTCGCGAAGTTCGGCGTGCGTGTCGTTGCCATCGCCCCCGGCCTGTTCGACACGAGCATGGCCAGCTTCCTGCCAGACAAGGTGCGGGCCAGGTTGGAGAAGATGATCCTGCAGCCGTCCCGCCTGGGCCACCCTGAGGAGTTTGCTGCCCTGGTGCTGCACATCGTCGAGAACCAGTACTTCAACGCGACGACGATCAGCCTCGACGCTGGCGTACGGATGAGCTGA
- a CDS encoding enoyl-CoA hydratase/isomerase family protein, translated as MSAAGVGVLPAIRTELKGKVLWVHLQRPEVLNAINEEMIYGLAAALDRASEKDVRGVVIRGTGRAFCAGADLVQVPGEQVDTGKMVTTVNRVAAVVDRIAAFPKPVIAGINGITAAGGLEIALACDLVVAVEDARFADAHSNYGLLPGAGGSARLPRAVGTAMAKRLMFTGEFVLAEQLVATGFVTAVVPAERLDARLEELSRSLAVRSPRVLAAMKELANNSLDATLAEAREAESVALRAYLKTPDVHVGLAAFREGKRPEFED; from the coding sequence GTGAGCGCCGCCGGGGTAGGGGTCCTCCCCGCGATACGCACCGAGCTCAAGGGCAAGGTGCTATGGGTCCACCTGCAGCGCCCCGAAGTGCTCAACGCGATCAACGAGGAAATGATCTACGGGCTAGCCGCCGCTCTCGATCGCGCCTCGGAGAAGGACGTGCGCGGCGTCGTGATCCGGGGCACCGGTCGCGCGTTCTGCGCCGGCGCCGACCTCGTACAGGTGCCAGGCGAGCAGGTCGACACCGGCAAGATGGTGACAACCGTGAACCGGGTGGCCGCCGTGGTTGACCGGATCGCCGCGTTCCCCAAGCCAGTCATCGCCGGGATCAACGGGATCACTGCGGCTGGCGGCCTGGAGATCGCCCTGGCCTGCGACCTCGTGGTCGCGGTCGAGGACGCCCGGTTCGCCGACGCGCACAGCAACTACGGCCTGCTACCCGGAGCAGGCGGGTCGGCTCGGCTGCCGCGTGCCGTCGGGACGGCGATGGCCAAGCGACTCATGTTCACCGGCGAGTTCGTCCTCGCCGAGCAGTTGGTTGCCACCGGCTTCGTCACCGCCGTCGTCCCGGCCGAGCGACTCGATGCCCGGCTGGAGGAGTTGAGCAGGTCCCTTGCCGTGCGCAGCCCGCGGGTGTTGGCAGCGATGAAGGAACTGGCGAACAACTCGCTGGACGCGACCCTCGCGGAGGCGCGCGAGGCCGAGTCGGTCGCGCTGCGCGCCTATTTGAAGACCCCTGACGTGCACGTCGGCCTAGCCGCGTTCCGTGAAGGCAAGCGTCCCGAGTTCGAGGACTGA